From Neobacillus sp. PS2-9, the proteins below share one genomic window:
- a CDS encoding response regulator transcription factor, translating into MKTIKLLVVDDQELIRESLAFVLNTDNDIEVVGVAANGAEAVELCETLQPSLVLMDIQMPVLNGIDATRIIKQKWPGIKIMILTTFQEVEQVVEALSIGAEGYLLKAIHPRDLISGIKHIHKEGTLLSQELAKALVSQIQTTKEVNEKPSKPKYGLTEREEQILQNLAYGLSNKQIAEKLFLSEGTVKNYISSIYHKLDVKDRFQAALKAKEEDII; encoded by the coding sequence ATGAAGACAATTAAGCTACTGGTTGTCGATGACCAGGAATTAATACGAGAAAGCTTAGCGTTTGTATTAAATACAGATAACGACATCGAAGTGGTGGGGGTAGCTGCAAATGGGGCAGAGGCAGTAGAGCTTTGTGAAACACTACAGCCATCACTGGTGTTGATGGATATCCAAATGCCTGTATTAAATGGTATCGATGCAACGAGAATCATTAAGCAAAAGTGGCCGGGAATTAAAATTATGATTTTAACAACTTTTCAAGAGGTGGAGCAGGTGGTAGAAGCTCTCTCGATTGGGGCGGAAGGCTATCTTTTAAAAGCGATTCATCCGAGGGATTTAATTTCCGGTATCAAACATATTCATAAAGAAGGAACCTTATTATCGCAGGAATTAGCTAAGGCGTTAGTTTCACAGATTCAAACGACAAAGGAAGTTAATGAAAAACCGAGCAAGCCTAAGTACGGACTAACAGAGCGGGAAGAGCAAATCCTCCAAAATTTAGCTTATGGTCTCAGCAACAAACAAATCGCAGAAAAACTTTTCTTATCCGAAGGAACCGTCAAAAACTACATATCAAGCATCTATCACAAACTCGACGTAAAAGACCGCTTTCAGGCTGCGTTAAAAGCCAAAGAAGAGGACATCATTTAA
- a CDS encoding DUF4097 family beta strand repeat-containing protein codes for MKILGYIGMFLGIILLSSIAFIYYTEGAEAFSTKTVPLHEEQTITGTEVKNLFVHSDSVDVKVIHGSQKEITVELNGEVSEKMKNAFDLTVTEAKETLLVDLKRKFRPSFTVFAMNKKTELTVTIPEQLYEKVHVETTSGDIRVNDLSGNQVMLKATSGDIMAQNISSSEVSVQASSGDIEVNGIYAQQITVRTSSGDINGRLVAGFSNLALEATSGDITLDANETSFTLDFTATSGEGEVHVPGFLYEEKNEEKILGKKGDGMHSITVKTTSGDFTFHE; via the coding sequence ATGAAAATATTAGGTTATATTGGTATGTTTTTAGGAATTATTTTATTATCTAGCATTGCATTTATCTATTACACGGAAGGCGCAGAGGCTTTCTCTACAAAAACGGTACCCTTGCACGAAGAACAAACAATAACTGGTACGGAAGTGAAGAACCTTTTCGTCCATTCAGATTCTGTTGATGTAAAGGTGATCCACGGTTCCCAAAAGGAGATAACTGTTGAACTAAATGGTGAAGTAAGTGAAAAAATGAAGAATGCCTTTGATTTAACTGTCACTGAGGCGAAAGAAACCTTACTTGTTGATTTAAAAAGAAAATTTCGCCCTTCCTTTACCGTTTTTGCTATGAATAAGAAAACGGAATTGACCGTTACGATACCGGAGCAATTATATGAGAAGGTTCATGTGGAAACCACCTCTGGTGACATACGTGTAAATGATTTATCAGGGAATCAAGTTATGCTTAAAGCCACTTCAGGAGACATTATGGCCCAAAATATCTCTTCAAGTGAAGTATCTGTTCAAGCTTCTTCAGGCGATATTGAAGTAAATGGGATTTACGCCCAACAGATTACAGTTAGAACGTCTTCAGGAGACATTAACGGAAGGCTAGTAGCAGGGTTTTCTAACCTGGCTCTAGAAGCAACGAGTGGTGATATAACTCTTGATGCAAACGAAACATCGTTCACTTTGGACTTCACAGCAACGTCAGGAGAGGGTGAAGTCCACGTACCAGGCTTCCTATACGAAGAAAAAAACGAAGAAAAGATTTTAGGGAAGAAGGGAGATGGCATGCACTCCATCACCGTAAAAACAACCTCAGGCGACTTTACATTCCATGAATAG
- a CDS encoding sensor histidine kinase has protein sequence MVVVGLEGKRWMWIDWLLFSLRCGWYATGLTYYYVYSERLGHLSYLEFAAFVSLGFFVPLVFWRPGYSNPTLYALTELILSGGFSIYINIILGINLSTSIILMPILMIGYLMTKRTAPWSIPLFVILLPANRYWTIDNLFSFYLQYIDVLLFFGIGLGFNLITKSQKRYKHLLSENMKQVELIQQQNKALEQYAAEVEKLALLEERNRMARDLHDSIGHHFTSVTVGLDAISYMIESHPKLAAEKLTSLAEVAREGLSEVRRTIHQIAPTEDNLPLTTQLEKLITDFGTHTNTKVGFFILGAEPTVSPRIKLTFVRCLQECMTNSKRHGEASSISATIHFSEKMMELKVTNNGKRMESDIWGFGLTAMKNRLEELNGTLRIENIVNEGVTVVCTLPLRG, from the coding sequence ATGGTTGTGGTGGGTTTGGAAGGTAAACGTTGGATGTGGATTGATTGGTTACTCTTCTCATTAAGATGCGGATGGTATGCAACGGGATTAACGTATTATTATGTGTACAGCGAAAGGCTTGGTCATCTCTCCTATTTGGAATTTGCAGCTTTTGTTTCCTTAGGCTTCTTCGTTCCCTTAGTTTTTTGGCGACCGGGATACAGCAATCCTACTCTTTATGCCCTTACCGAGCTGATTCTGTCAGGCGGATTTTCAATCTATATAAATATTATTTTGGGGATTAATTTAAGCACTTCCATTATTCTCATGCCCATCCTGATGATTGGCTATTTAATGACAAAAAGAACGGCACCTTGGTCTATTCCTCTATTTGTAATTCTTCTCCCTGCCAATCGTTATTGGACGATTGATAACCTTTTTAGCTTTTACCTGCAATACATTGATGTCCTCTTATTCTTCGGAATTGGGTTGGGCTTTAATCTCATTACGAAATCGCAAAAGCGGTACAAACATCTTTTATCGGAAAATATGAAACAGGTTGAACTTATTCAGCAACAAAACAAGGCACTTGAGCAATATGCGGCAGAAGTAGAAAAATTAGCCCTGTTAGAGGAGCGTAATCGGATGGCCAGAGATCTCCATGATTCCATCGGCCACCATTTTACATCTGTGACGGTTGGATTGGACGCTATTTCTTATATGATTGAAAGTCACCCTAAGCTTGCGGCTGAAAAATTAACGAGTTTAGCTGAGGTAGCTAGAGAGGGACTATCAGAGGTTAGAAGGACAATTCATCAAATTGCTCCTACCGAAGACAACTTACCGTTAACAACCCAACTGGAAAAATTAATAACAGATTTCGGAACGCATACAAACACAAAGGTAGGATTTTTTATTTTAGGGGCTGAGCCCACCGTCTCTCCCCGGATAAAATTAACCTTTGTGCGCTGTTTACAGGAGTGTATGACAAATTCCAAGCGACATGGGGAGGCTTCGTCTATTTCCGCCACGATTCATTTTTCGGAAAAAATGATGGAACTGAAAGTGACTAACAATGGAAAAAGAATGGAGTCCGATATTTGGGGTTTTGGATTAACAGCTATGAAAAATCGACTAGAGGAACTTAATGGGACGTTACGGATTGAAAATATAGTAAATGAAGGGGTTACGGTAGTTTGTACCCTTCCATTAAGGGGGTAG
- a CDS encoding MFS transporter has product MWRNRNVWILLSGEFIAGLGLWLGIIGNLEFMQAKLPSDFLKSLLLAGGLLAGIAVGPYAGRLTDQASKKRVMLIAGFVRAISVIFMLIAIHTGSIWWMAVFLVLLQISAAFYFPALQAALPLIVADKDLLQLNGVHMNVSTLSRIIGTALAGVLLVVLPLSMLYVGSLVGYVGLFILTWFLNFGERQLDKPEKMNNKSSEKNSFKDVFPIIKNLPIVYMTLIMTLVPVLFLGGFNLLVINISELQHSSAIKGWIYTAEGISFMLGAFIIKLITDRVSPYIILFFCSFLIGGSELFLYLANVPVLSVLAFALFGFSVGCFFPTAATIFQTKVPKEYHGRFFSFRNMLDRISFQIVLLISGFLLDLIGLQLMCVLFGAISIITTTIFYTRHKRIQMVQQNQKKASSST; this is encoded by the coding sequence ATGTGGAGAAACAGGAATGTTTGGATTTTACTGTCTGGGGAGTTTATTGCGGGCCTGGGGTTGTGGCTGGGCATTATTGGGAACCTAGAGTTTATGCAGGCGAAACTTCCTTCGGATTTCTTAAAATCATTACTTTTAGCAGGAGGGTTACTTGCCGGGATTGCTGTCGGACCATATGCTGGCAGGCTAACCGATCAAGCTAGTAAGAAAAGAGTCATGTTAATAGCCGGTTTCGTACGTGCTATTAGTGTGATTTTTATGCTTATTGCCATCCATACCGGTTCCATTTGGTGGATGGCCGTGTTTTTGGTTCTACTGCAAATTTCAGCTGCTTTTTATTTTCCAGCACTTCAGGCAGCACTTCCACTTATTGTGGCTGATAAAGATTTGCTTCAGTTAAACGGGGTTCATATGAACGTATCTACCCTGTCACGGATTATTGGAACCGCACTGGCTGGAGTCTTGCTGGTGGTTCTGCCCTTATCCATGCTCTATGTAGGTTCGCTTGTAGGATATGTGGGGCTCTTTATCCTTACCTGGTTCTTGAATTTTGGTGAAAGACAACTAGATAAACCAGAAAAGATGAACAACAAGTCTTCAGAGAAGAATAGTTTTAAAGATGTTTTTCCCATCATTAAAAATCTACCGATTGTCTATATGACACTTATTATGACACTTGTACCGGTGCTGTTTCTCGGCGGATTCAACCTGTTAGTCATTAATATCAGTGAACTCCAGCATAGTTCAGCTATAAAAGGTTGGATCTACACTGCTGAAGGGATTTCCTTCATGCTTGGTGCCTTTATTATTAAGCTGATCACTGACAGGGTATCACCTTATATCATATTGTTTTTTTGTTCATTTTTAATCGGCGGCTCAGAGTTGTTCCTTTATTTAGCGAATGTTCCTGTGTTAAGTGTATTGGCCTTTGCCTTATTTGGCTTTTCCGTAGGCTGCTTTTTCCCAACAGCCGCTACCATTTTCCAAACAAAAGTGCCAAAGGAGTATCACGGACGGTTCTTTTCCTTCCGTAATATGCTGGACCGAATTTCCTTTCAGATTGTCCTGCTGATCAGCGGTTTTCTCCTAGATTTAATCGGCCTGCAGCTTATGTGCGTCCTATTCGGTGCAATATCCATTATCACGACCACCATTTTCTACACTAGGCACAAGCGGATACAAATGGTCCAACAAAACCAAAAAAAGGCATCATCCAGTACATAG